The Aphis gossypii isolate Hap1 chromosome 3, ASM2018417v2, whole genome shotgun sequence genome includes a region encoding these proteins:
- the LOC114123316 gene encoding putative uncharacterized protein DDB_G0286901, which translates to MAHFQTVSIYNYNNPTMKIRTNLYLITAILLTSNLLTLCEGDSDIDHDSFPDNLDDHFDHLDDLHDMVGPILDNDKVIHRVELVEHNGDILTKYATTSHTNQETKNEIFPNTITTIQQSNAPASFTKVIKKTIIKQSNNDGNSSPETDLSMNDMYSTNKLKENGISNSMSKSQTLSQMDHVKNIGLPPLPLQKTSDLQGNIKNIIHTTVTKTTTSAGSPSNELNESFNRKHSLDGLSSNNIISTTSSTKSNFNDGTVISGSLQSNSMEGGSNIKKISMTEDMINGNGINKSQRISRTPVGSIRRTKTTIIKQHSVNDDNDSEDLDKSNMEFNTENISSNNIASSMTNPSGFNTMTTTTIDRDNSNNNAFNQGIPSRREKTRFHKFNGNSVSESGISQNPGSFVQTKTTIIKNGRAADEIKFDDLNGGKIDYGIDSGFSNSNNNINSNYIVSSSNNGNDDDNNFSFNYGYKNGHGSGLQNNYNGNYYGISENKYNGNIMSSDMLGNEYVVEYSNGNGKRKKRKKKGSTIKYQGGRSKNISNGSRKGNGQRKVKNGSNYKSTKSSKSRSGGSPRYYSSNSYVKGQSKSSSSSESASGEISTGKKTSCHCKKGQKLNKRDSNESIQNSYSTDNFGAGSHYLSNSIDNQQMKNNGDFPPFMGREPPPNLMLNNMILRQQPIQLLNDGQSDVTTILNRQGETRSQQIDDHHSAYMTDFKNGQYFKSLGLDIGSNFGPGPDLGKGPGHGHGYGPGPGHGPGAGHGHDSGRGPDPGIGSEPGPGKGASFGPGFGPGKGPGQEANLFGSTSFYNGNFFDRNQRLPLPFPPSQFPYPYSFNKDNYSDFSKMDITTPEFMGIQSGQENQVNINTILPQIQQDSDNEGSGFNQMDAVNSRSITTHTKSNMIKNINSDPIIEYKKITETANNIENNSIPVRHIVQMLSVPPEV; encoded by the exons atggcGCATTTTCAAAcagtttcaatttataattacaacaaCCCTACAATGAAGATTAGAACTAACCTGTATTTAATTACGGCGATACTG CTAACATCAAACTTATTGACACTATGTGAAGGCGACAGTGATATTGATCATGACTCATTCCCTGACAACTTAGATGATCATTTTGATCACTTGGATGATTTACATGATATGGTGGGTCCTATACTAGATAATGACAAAGTCATTCATAGAGTTGAATTAGTTGAACATAATGGAGATATATTGACTAAATATGCAACAACATCTCATACAAATCAAGAGACAAAGAACGAAATATTTCCTAACACGATTACTACCATCCAACAATCTAATGCTCCTGCCAGTTttacaaaagtaataaaaaaaacgataataaaacAATCTAATAATGATGGAAATAGTTCCCCAGAAACCGATTTATCGATGAATGATATGTACagtacaaataaattgaaagaAAACGGAATTAGTAATTCAATGTCAAAGTCTCAAACTTTATCTCAAATGGATCACGTGAAAAACATTGGTTTGCCACCTTTACCTTTACAAAAAACTTCTGATCTAcaaggtaatataaaaaatataatacatactacaGTTACAAAAACAACTACAAGTGCAGGAAGTCCGTCAAATGAATTAAACGAATCttttaatagaaaacataGTTTGGACGGACTGTcttcaaataatatcatatccaCAACGAGTTctacaaaatcaaatttcaatgATGGAACTGTAATTTCAGGTTCCTTACAATCGAATTCAATGGAAGGaggtagtaatattaaaaaaatctcaatGACAGAAGATATGATCAATGGGaatggtataaataaatctcAAAGAATATCTCGTACACCAGTAGGTTCCATCAGACGTAcaaaaactacaataataaaacaacatagTGTAAATGACGACAATGATAGTGAAGATTTAGATAAATCTAATATGGAATTtaatacagaaaatatatcttcaaataatattgcatcATCTATGACAAATCCTTCAGGGTTTAATACTATGACTACTACAACCATTGACAGGgataattctaataataatgcatttaatcAAGGAATACCATCCAGAAGAGAAAAGACCCGTTTTCACAAATTTAATGGAAATTCAGTATCTGAAAGTGGAATTTCTCAGAATCCAGGCTCATTTGTACAAaccaaaacaacaataataaaaaatgggaGGGCGgctgatgaaataaaatttgatgatTTAAATGGTGGTAAGATAGACTATGGTATAGACAGTGGATTTTCTAactcaaataataacataaattcaaattatatcgTATCTTCGAGTAATAATGGTAATGATGACGACaataatttcagttttaattaTGGTTATAAGAATGGTCATGGAAGTGGGCtccaaaataattacaatggtAACTATTATGGTATTTctgaaaataagtataatggtaatataatGTCTTCCGATATGTTGGGTAACGAATATGTTGTCGAGTATAGTAATGGGAATGGcaagagaaaaaaaagaaagaaaaaaggtAGTACCATAAAATATCAAGGTGGTAggtcaaaaaatatatcaaatggaAGTAGAAAAGGAAATGGACAAAGAAAAGTTAAAAACggtagtaattataaaagtacaaaatcATCAAAATCGAGAAGTGGAGGAAGTCCTCGATATTATTCTTCAAATAGTTATGTAAAAGGACAAAGCAAGTCTTCATCATCTTCAGAGAGTGCATCAGGTGAAATATCTACGGGGAAAAAAACGTCGTGCCATTGTAAAAAAGGACAGAAGTTAAATAAAAGAGATAGTAATGAAAGTATTCAAAATAGTTATTCAACAGACAATTTTGGAGCAGGGAgtcattatttaagtaattctaTAGATAAtcaacaaatgaaaaataatggaGACTTCCCTCCGTTCATGGGGCGTGAACCACCaccaaatttaatgttaaataatatgatactaaGACAGCAACCAATTCAATTATTGAATGACGGTCAGTCAGATGTAACAACCATTTTGAATAGACAAGGAGAAACGAGAAGTCAACAGATTGACGATCATCATTCAGCATATATGACAGATTTTAAGAATgggcaatattttaaatctcttGGTTTAGATATAGGTTCAAATTTTGGTCCTGGTCCAGATCTAGGTAAAGGTCCCGGTCATGGCCATGGTTATGGTCCCGGTCCAGGTCATGGTCCCGGTGCAGGTCATGGTCATGATTCCGGTCGAGGTCCCGACCCAGGTATTGGTTCCGAACCAGGTCCAGGTAAAGGTGCTAGTTTCGGTCCAGGTTTTGGTCCCGGTAAAGGTCCAGGTCAAGAAGCTAATCTTTTTGGTTCTACATCATTTTATAACGGCAACTTCTTTGATCGAAATCAACGGTTACCACTACCATTTCCTCCATCACAATTTCCATATccatattcatttaataaagataattattctGATTTTTCTAAGATGGACATAACTACTCCTGAATTTATGGGTATTCAGTCTGGCCAAGAGAACCAGGTAAACATAAACACTATTTTACCTCAAATACAACAAGACAGTGATAATGAAGGCTCTGGATTTAATCAAATGGATGCAGTTAATTCAAGATCTATAACTACACATACTAAaagtaatatgataaaaaatataaatagcgaTCCAATTatagagtataaaaaaataaccgaaACAGCAaacaatatagaaaataatagtattccaGTTAGACATATTGTTCAAATGTTGTCAGTCCCACCTGAAGTTTGa